In Perca fluviatilis chromosome 18, GENO_Pfluv_1.0, whole genome shotgun sequence, one genomic interval encodes:
- the LOC120546228 gene encoding uncharacterized protein LOC120546228 — translation MQQTRENKDLMTWLKSISNHLYWSCSSSHGDGEECVHRWKSMIQHIVGIHRWEEDGIQQTCHHAPLTANEQQRKRWMTVDSPAYRALKSIVLENNILRDLRQMALFKHTGSLEVFHSSMLKYTQKRLHFSYDAMLARTQLAVMDHNANVGKEQAKTKEGQPQFAFAYSKASHQWIARPVYERGAQLFRQDLMDHTLKMRDEINLEDWPPSSASPEKASKEHCPCA, via the exons ATGCAGCAAACGAGGGAAAATAAAGACCTAATGACCTGGCTGAAGTCTATAAGTAATCACTTATACTGGTCTTGTAGCTCCAGTCACGGAGATGGTGAG GAGTGTGTGCATCGGTGGAAATCCATGATCCAACACATTGTTGGCATACACAGATGGGAGGAAGACGGCATACAACAAACGTGCCATCATGCCCCTCTGACAGCCAACGAACAACAGAGGAAAAGGTGGATGACCGTGGATTCCCCAGCATACCGGGCTTTAAAAAGTATAGTCCTGGAAAATAACATACTGCGAGACTTGCGGCAGATGGCACTGTTCAAACACACAG GGTCCCTGGAAGTTTTTCATTCGTCTATGCTGAAGTATACTCAGAAAAGGCTTCACTTTTCATACGACGCAATGCTGGCCAGAACACAACTTGCGGTCATGGACCACAACGCCAATGTTGGCAAGGAGCAGGCCAAAACAAAAGAAG gACAACCCCAATTTGCATTTGCCTACTCAAAGGCCAGTCATCAGTGGATTGCTAGGCCCGTGTATGAGAGAGGTGCGCAACTATTCCGCCAAGACCTCATGGACCACACTCTGAAGATGAGGGATGAGATTAATCTTGAAGATTGGCCCCCGTCCTCCGCCTCGCCGGAAAAGGCTTCTAAAGAACATTGCCCCTGTGCCTAG